From Prochlorococcus sp. MIT 1223, the proteins below share one genomic window:
- a CDS encoding NAD(P) transhydrogenase subunit alpha encodes MTGNELSFSDALWVLILGSLLGLELIGKVPPTLHTPLMSGANAISGVTMLAALTLIIRAGSNLPLLIMGSIALGFALFNVVGGFFVTDRMLAMFSRKTSRK; translated from the coding sequence ATGACTGGCAATGAATTATCTTTTTCGGATGCTCTCTGGGTCTTAATCCTTGGAAGTCTCCTTGGTTTGGAGTTAATTGGAAAGGTCCCACCTACTTTGCATACCCCTTTAATGAGTGGGGCTAATGCAATCTCAGGTGTAACTATGTTAGCTGCATTAACTTTGATTATTAGAGCAGGTAGCAATTTGCCTTTGTTGATAATGGGTTCAATAGCTCTTGGCTTTGCATTGTTCAATGTTGTAGGGGGCTTTTTTGTCACTGACAGAATGCTTGCAATGTTTAGCCGCAAAACATCTAGAAAATAA
- a CDS encoding NAD(P) transhydrogenase subunit alpha, translating into MARFFIPLESSPRETRVAATPETVKKFIAMGCSLYFEKGAGLSAGFLDQAYIDAGAKLVEPGDDKALAESNVLLCVKKPNDELLKKLSPGTLITGLLEPYGNKTLASVLQLKGLSALSLELLPRISRAQSSDALSSQANISGYKSVILAASALDRYFPMLMTAAGTVQPAKVVVLGAGVAGLQAIATAKRLGAVVYVSDIRPAVKEQVESLGARFIEPPEISEKPSESGGYAREVSKEFLLAQRQQLIHHLSEADVAICTAQVPGKKAPCLIDDEILDQMRPGSVVVDIAVDQGGNCSGTKSNETISRKGVKLIGASDLPCTVPNHASYLYARNLLALLNPLITNGELTLNTEDELVKGALISKDGVIQCPELLSTGELN; encoded by the coding sequence TTGGCTAGATTTTTTATTCCTCTGGAATCGAGTCCAAGAGAAACTCGTGTTGCCGCAACTCCTGAAACTGTAAAAAAGTTTATAGCTATGGGTTGTTCGCTTTATTTTGAGAAAGGAGCAGGTTTATCAGCAGGTTTTTTAGATCAAGCATACATAGATGCAGGAGCTAAATTGGTTGAACCTGGAGATGACAAGGCTTTAGCTGAATCCAACGTTTTACTTTGTGTTAAAAAACCAAATGACGAGCTTTTAAAGAAACTTTCTCCTGGGACTTTAATTACAGGTCTCTTAGAACCTTATGGGAACAAAACTCTTGCAAGTGTTCTTCAATTAAAAGGTCTTTCTGCATTGTCTCTAGAGCTGCTTCCAAGAATTAGTAGAGCTCAATCTTCAGATGCACTTTCTTCTCAAGCAAATATTTCTGGATACAAGTCTGTAATTCTTGCTGCTAGCGCACTTGATAGATATTTCCCTATGTTGATGACCGCAGCTGGAACTGTTCAGCCTGCAAAAGTTGTTGTACTTGGAGCAGGAGTAGCTGGATTGCAGGCAATAGCAACTGCAAAAAGACTTGGTGCAGTTGTATATGTAAGTGATATTCGTCCTGCGGTTAAAGAACAGGTTGAATCATTGGGAGCCAGATTTATTGAACCTCCAGAAATTTCGGAAAAGCCTTCCGAATCTGGTGGTTATGCGCGAGAAGTGTCAAAGGAATTTTTATTAGCTCAGAGGCAGCAATTAATTCATCATTTATCAGAAGCCGATGTTGCTATTTGTACAGCTCAGGTGCCAGGTAAAAAGGCACCTTGTCTTATAGATGATGAAATACTTGATCAGATGCGTCCTGGCTCAGTTGTTGTTGATATTGCTGTAGATCAAGGTGGAAATTGTTCAGGGACAAAAAGCAATGAAACCATTTCAAGAAAAGGCGTAAAGCTTATTGGAGCTTCAGATTTGCCCTGTACAGTTCCCAATCATGCAAGTTATTTATATGCAAGGAATTTGTTAGCTCTTTTAAATCCTTTGATTACAAATGGTGAGTTAACCCTTAATACTGAAGATGAATTAGTTAAGGGAGCCCTTATTAGTAAAGATGGAGTTATTCAATGTCCAGAACTTCTTTCTACAGGAGAATTAAATTAA
- a CDS encoding EF-1 guanine nucleotide exchange domain-containing protein: protein MSLTAIECPDGVCHSHHGGHAVPRTAMQKNLQTHGKEWCERLAERIYEMSVDTYSQTVMPSLHGSGWQRKHLDWEFKLANHDSEPDEALVEGIINATESFLRSSEVHRLFIQELVQGTFAEATNDKLRSVAVRKLIDNELIKIIEEKKDEILDRLAENLLDDANGEFDLARKAANDGIEEVERLLVNHTEAI, encoded by the coding sequence ATGAGCCTCACCGCGATCGAATGTCCAGATGGCGTATGTCATAGCCATCACGGTGGGCATGCTGTTCCAAGAACAGCCATGCAAAAAAATCTACAGACTCATGGCAAAGAATGGTGTGAGAGACTCGCCGAAAGAATATATGAGATGTCAGTAGATACTTACTCTCAAACTGTAATGCCAAGCCTTCATGGTTCAGGGTGGCAAAGAAAGCATCTTGACTGGGAATTCAAGCTAGCGAATCATGATTCCGAACCAGACGAAGCTCTCGTAGAAGGAATAATTAATGCCACAGAAAGCTTTCTACGGAGTAGTGAAGTTCATAGATTATTCATTCAAGAATTAGTTCAAGGAACTTTTGCTGAAGCTACTAATGACAAATTGAGATCAGTTGCTGTAAGGAAACTAATAGATAATGAGCTTATTAAAATAATTGAAGAAAAGAAAGATGAAATACTTGATCGCCTTGCAGAAAATCTTCTAGATGATGCTAATGGTGAGTTTGATTTAGCTCGTAAAGCAGCCAATGATGGAATAGAAGAGGTTGAAAGACTCCTTGTTAATCACACAGAGGCCATTTGA
- the trxB gene encoding thioredoxin-disulfide reductase codes for MGVPNKSEPQFIENIVIVGSGPAGYTSAIYAARANLQPLLITGFQKGGIPGGQLMTTTFVENFPGFPDGIMGPDLMDLLKAQALRWGTRLLEADAENVDLCQHPFNLLTSEQMIKAKSLIIATGASANKLGLIKEKDFWSKGISACAICDGATPQFRNEKLAVVGGGDSACEEAVYLTKYGSHVHLLVRSNKLKASGAMADRVLLNKEISVHFETEIIDIEGNEWLENIKIKKRGLKTHETIKVKGLFYAIGHTPNTELFKKQLQTDGLGYILTKPGRPETSIEGVFAAGDVADSEWRQGVTAAASGCKAALAAERWLTKNNLAQVIKRDSPEPASAEKDIPIKTSNEQNFKFDGPWQKGSYALRKLYHESKIPLLVIYSSKSCGPCHVLKPQLKRVLKELKGKFQAIEIDIEEDQEIAKQAGVVGTPTIQLFLKKELKEQWKGVKQRSEFKKAITKLFSSKI; via the coding sequence ATGGGCGTTCCAAATAAATCTGAACCTCAATTTATTGAGAATATTGTAATCGTAGGCTCTGGGCCAGCAGGTTATACATCTGCAATTTATGCCGCCAGGGCAAATCTACAACCATTACTAATAACTGGGTTTCAAAAAGGTGGGATCCCTGGTGGGCAGCTCATGACTACAACATTTGTAGAGAATTTTCCAGGTTTCCCAGATGGAATAATGGGCCCTGACTTAATGGATTTATTAAAGGCGCAAGCTCTTAGATGGGGAACAAGGCTTTTAGAAGCAGATGCAGAAAATGTTGACTTGTGCCAACATCCTTTTAATTTATTAACTTCTGAGCAAATGATCAAAGCAAAGTCTTTGATCATTGCTACTGGAGCAAGTGCAAACAAGCTTGGACTAATTAAAGAAAAAGATTTTTGGAGCAAAGGAATTAGTGCATGCGCAATATGTGATGGAGCAACACCACAATTTAGAAATGAAAAACTAGCAGTCGTGGGAGGAGGAGACTCTGCTTGCGAAGAGGCAGTTTATCTAACTAAATATGGAAGTCATGTTCATCTTTTAGTTAGATCTAACAAGCTAAAAGCTAGTGGGGCAATGGCAGACAGAGTTCTGCTAAATAAAGAAATCTCAGTACATTTCGAAACCGAAATAATTGATATTGAAGGGAATGAATGGCTAGAGAATATAAAAATAAAAAAAAGAGGTCTCAAAACTCATGAAACAATTAAGGTAAAAGGTTTGTTTTATGCAATTGGACATACTCCCAATACTGAACTATTTAAAAAGCAACTCCAAACAGATGGACTAGGATACATACTTACAAAACCTGGAAGACCGGAAACTTCAATTGAAGGAGTTTTTGCAGCAGGAGACGTTGCAGATTCAGAATGGAGACAAGGCGTCACTGCAGCAGCCAGTGGCTGTAAAGCTGCTTTAGCTGCAGAAAGATGGCTTACCAAAAACAATCTTGCACAAGTAATTAAAAGAGATTCTCCTGAACCTGCTTCAGCAGAAAAAGATATACCTATCAAAACATCAAACGAACAAAACTTTAAATTCGATGGGCCATGGCAAAAAGGTAGTTATGCACTTAGAAAGCTATATCACGAAAGTAAAATACCTCTTTTAGTAATTTATTCATCTAAGAGTTGTGGCCCTTGTCACGTATTAAAACCTCAATTAAAAAGAGTTCTTAAAGAGCTAAAAGGAAAATTCCAAGCAATAGAAATTGATATAGAAGAAGACCAAGAAATAGCCAAGCAAGCTGGTGTCGTAGGGACTCCAACTATCCAATTATTTCTAAAAAAAGAGCTAAAAGAGCAATGGAAAGGGGTAAAACAAAGAAGTGAATTCAAAAAAGCAATTACTAAGTTATTTTCCTCTAAAATATAA
- the infA gene encoding translation initiation factor IF-1, giving the protein MIETSGVIEKEQGNGFYLVTLEQPEGHQCLCRAAGKLTKFRIKLLAGDKVLVEISPYDLTRGRITYRERNAGAGGGRPGGNRPGGGRRR; this is encoded by the coding sequence ATGATTGAGACCTCAGGTGTTATTGAGAAAGAACAGGGCAATGGATTTTATTTGGTAACACTTGAGCAGCCTGAAGGTCACCAATGCTTATGCAGAGCAGCTGGAAAGCTTACTAAATTTAGAATTAAGCTTTTGGCTGGCGACAAAGTTCTAGTGGAGATTAGCCCTTACGATTTAACTAGGGGGCGAATAACTTATAGAGAACGAAATGCTGGAGCTGGTGGAGGTAGACCTGGCGGAAACAGACCTGGAGGTGGCAGACGCAGATAA
- the petM gene encoding cytochrome b6-f complex subunit PetM, producing the protein MASEIFGIAAVFWVLIPVGLLGGALLLKLQGD; encoded by the coding sequence ATGGCATCAGAGATTTTTGGCATCGCAGCAGTATTCTGGGTACTTATTCCAGTAGGCCTTTTAGGGGGTGCTCTGTTGTTAAAACTTCAAGGAGATTAA